From Antricoccus suffuscus, a single genomic window includes:
- a CDS encoding succinate dehydrogenase/fumarate reductase iron-sulfur subunit codes for MNITVRVWRQENHDAKGKMVSYPVNDVSPDMSFLEMLDVLNEQLTVEGHDPVAFDSDCREGICGMCGVVVNGIAHGPKRLVTTCQLHMRSFNDGDVIDIEPWRSGAFPIVKDLVVDRSAFDRIIQAGGYISAPTGSAPDAHATPVPKVDADKAFDAATCIGCGACVAACPNGSAMLFTAAKVTHLGLLPQGQPERDERAINMINQHDAEGFGGCTQIGECTAACPKGIPLDMISRLNSDVLHALTHEHSNK; via the coding sequence GTGAACATCACCGTGCGCGTCTGGCGCCAGGAAAACCACGACGCTAAAGGCAAGATGGTCTCCTACCCTGTTAACGACGTATCACCTGACATGTCGTTCCTCGAGATGCTCGACGTTCTCAACGAGCAGCTGACCGTCGAGGGGCATGACCCCGTTGCGTTCGACAGCGACTGCCGTGAGGGCATTTGCGGCATGTGCGGCGTTGTCGTCAACGGGATCGCTCACGGTCCGAAAAGACTCGTCACTACGTGCCAACTGCACATGCGCAGCTTCAACGACGGTGACGTGATCGATATCGAGCCCTGGCGCTCGGGCGCCTTCCCCATTGTCAAGGACCTCGTCGTTGACCGCAGCGCGTTCGACCGGATCATCCAGGCCGGCGGCTACATCTCGGCGCCGACCGGCTCGGCGCCTGACGCGCATGCCACCCCGGTGCCGAAGGTCGATGCGGACAAGGCGTTCGACGCGGCGACCTGCATCGGCTGCGGCGCGTGCGTAGCGGCGTGCCCCAACGGCTCGGCCATGCTGTTCACGGCGGCCAAGGTGACCCACCTCGGGTTGCTGCCGCAGGGCCAGCCGGAGCGTGACGAGCGCGCGATCAACATGATCAACCAGCACGACGCGGAAGGATTCGGTGGCTGCACGCAGATCGGCGAATGCACCGCAGCCTGCCCGAAGGGGATTCCGCTGGACATGATTTCGCGGCTCAACAGCGACGTACTGCACGCGCTCACGCACGAGCACAGCAACAAGTAA